A stretch of Mucilaginibacter terrae DNA encodes these proteins:
- a CDS encoding arginine deiminase family protein yields the protein MILHSDKLKLSVTSEIGRLRALLIHSPDSGLGKVVPSKAQDWLFEDIVHLDTMRRNEYDYYIKLLLYFLDPGKIQGRLTDIDTTENDRNFYKPDHADFYASDKVIEIQTLLADILEDRVIREKLTASVCAIETCNYRLQQQLNEISPVELAKIFISGSIDKDQMIFAPIPNLIFSRDIGITINNYILLNKPAKKARSRETLLARYILFNHPIFEAYQNNILEITEPIQHFLRPGKDQDEKTTLEGGDVMVVSPNHVIIGCSERTSVSGAHEAVKLLFDNKVVEKVTILKIPHKRDYMHIDTVFTQVKRNTWVLLGSLAKAELNKDLQDPITWFGDKKQKDKTEIVQFSIGKNKPRTFDSIEDLLNDVSVNDLQSKEKTNFIYSGNNTFPFDAREQWTDSCNLLALRDGVVLGYDRNDKTVEAFKQNGFTIIKVADLLQQFESGTLKPHDMTNTLILMPSSELSRARGGFHCMSLPLLRDDVL from the coding sequence ATGATACTACATTCCGATAAATTAAAACTTAGCGTTACTTCCGAAATTGGTCGTCTGCGGGCTTTATTAATTCACAGTCCTGATAGCGGTTTGGGCAAAGTGGTTCCCTCGAAAGCTCAGGATTGGTTATTTGAAGATATTGTGCACCTGGATACCATGCGCCGTAATGAGTATGATTATTATATAAAGCTGCTACTGTATTTTTTAGATCCTGGTAAAATACAAGGCAGGTTAACGGATATAGACACTACCGAAAACGACCGCAATTTTTACAAGCCCGACCATGCCGATTTTTATGCATCAGATAAAGTAATAGAAATACAAACCCTGCTGGCCGATATTTTAGAAGACCGGGTTATACGCGAAAAGCTTACGGCATCGGTTTGTGCTATTGAAACTTGTAACTATCGCTTACAGCAGCAACTCAACGAAATATCGCCGGTGGAGCTGGCCAAAATATTCATCTCCGGGTCTATAGACAAAGACCAGATGATTTTTGCGCCTATCCCAAATCTTATTTTTTCTCGCGATATTGGTATTACTATTAATAATTATATACTATTAAACAAACCAGCAAAAAAGGCACGTTCGCGCGAAACTTTATTAGCCCGTTACATACTGTTTAATCACCCCATTTTTGAAGCCTACCAAAACAATATTTTAGAGATAACCGAACCCATACAGCATTTTTTACGCCCCGGTAAAGACCAGGACGAGAAAACCACTTTGGAAGGTGGAGATGTAATGGTGGTTAGTCCAAACCATGTAATTATAGGTTGCAGCGAGCGTACATCGGTTAGCGGTGCGCACGAGGCCGTGAAATTACTGTTTGATAACAAAGTGGTTGAAAAAGTAACCATCCTTAAAATACCGCATAAGCGCGATTACATGCACATTGATACGGTGTTTACGCAGGTAAAGCGCAACACCTGGGTATTGTTAGGTTCGCTGGCTAAAGCCGAACTAAATAAAGACCTGCAAGACCCCATAACCTGGTTTGGCGACAAAAAGCAGAAAGATAAAACCGAGATCGTGCAGTTTAGCATTGGCAAGAATAAGCCACGCACTTTTGATAGTATTGAGGATTTGCTGAACGACGTTAGCGTTAACGATTTGCAAAGCAAAGAGAAAACCAACTTCATTTACTCGGGTAACAACACCTTCCCGTTTGATGCCCGCGAGCAATGGACAGATTCGTGCAACCTGCTGGCCCTGCGTGATGGTGTGGTTTTAGGCTATGACCGTAACGACAAAACCGTTGAAGCTTTTAAACAAAACGGGTTTACTATTATTAAGGTAGCCGATCTTTTACAGCAATTTGAATCGGGCACACTAAAACCGCATGATATGACCAACACGCTCATCCTCATGCCATCGTCTGAATTGTCGCGCGCACGGGGTGGCTTTCATTGCATGAGCCTGCCTTTGTTAAGGGATGATGTTTTGTAA
- the argS gene encoding arginine--tRNA ligase has product MDFITNAAVQAVQQLYNTTITAQDVNLQQTRKEFEGQITIVTFPFTKFSRKGPEQTGQEIGEYLQANVAEVAGFNIIKGFLNISIADSYWLALFNDTINQESFGVAPANGKKVMVEYSSPNTNKPLHLGHVRNNLLGYSVAAILEAAGYEVIKTNLVNDRGIHICKSMLAWQLFGDGETPESTGMKGDHLVGKYYVVFDKEYKKQIDQLKQEGKTEEEAKKQAPLILQAQQMLQKWEAGDEEVMSLWKTMNTWVYDGFAKTYKKLGVDFDKYYYESNTYLLGKDIIEEGLSKGVFFKKEDGSVWIDLTEDGLDQKLVLRADGTSVYITQDLGTAQLKYNDFGMNESIYVVGNEQDYHFKVLFLILQKLGKSWAQGLYHLSYGMVDLPSGKMKSREGTVVDADDLIAEMERTAKEQTEALGKTADLAEDDKAHLYYIIGMGALKYFLLKVDPKKRLLFDPNESVDFQGHTGPFIQYTHARIKSVLGRVGDAAANIVLPDVLHAEERDLIILQSQFPEVIALAAKDYNPAAVANYVYELAKAYNKFYHEHSVLQAESDVLKAFRADLSKKTAHIIAKSMQLLGIEVPERM; this is encoded by the coding sequence ATGGACTTTATAACCAACGCCGCAGTACAAGCTGTTCAGCAATTATATAACACAACTATAACCGCACAAGATGTTAACCTGCAGCAAACCCGCAAAGAGTTTGAAGGGCAAATAACGATAGTAACCTTTCCGTTTACCAAATTTTCGCGCAAAGGCCCCGAGCAAACCGGGCAGGAAATTGGCGAATACCTGCAAGCTAATGTAGCCGAGGTAGCAGGCTTCAATATCATCAAAGGGTTTCTTAATATATCAATTGCCGATAGCTATTGGCTTGCTTTGTTTAATGATACTATTAATCAAGAAAGCTTTGGCGTAGCACCAGCCAATGGTAAAAAGGTAATGGTTGAGTACTCATCGCCCAACACAAACAAGCCATTGCACCTGGGACACGTGCGTAATAATTTATTAGGCTATTCGGTAGCGGCCATTTTAGAGGCAGCGGGGTATGAGGTAATTAAAACTAACCTGGTTAACGACCGCGGTATACATATATGTAAGTCGATGCTGGCCTGGCAATTATTTGGTGATGGCGAAACTCCGGAATCAACCGGAATGAAAGGCGACCATTTGGTAGGCAAATATTATGTGGTTTTTGATAAGGAATATAAAAAGCAGATAGACCAGCTTAAACAAGAAGGTAAAACCGAAGAAGAAGCCAAAAAGCAGGCACCTTTAATATTGCAGGCCCAGCAAATGCTCCAAAAATGGGAAGCCGGCGACGAAGAGGTGATGAGTCTTTGGAAAACCATGAATACCTGGGTTTATGATGGCTTTGCCAAAACTTACAAAAAGCTGGGAGTAGACTTTGATAAATACTACTACGAAAGCAACACCTATCTATTAGGTAAAGATATTATTGAGGAAGGCTTGTCAAAAGGCGTTTTCTTTAAAAAGGAAGATGGTTCGGTGTGGATTGATTTAACCGAAGATGGCCTTGATCAAAAATTGGTTCTTCGTGCTGATGGTACTTCGGTGTATATAACCCAGGATTTGGGTACTGCCCAACTGAAGTATAACGATTTTGGCATGAACGAATCGATATACGTGGTAGGTAACGAACAGGACTATCACTTTAAGGTATTGTTTCTTATTTTGCAAAAATTGGGCAAAAGCTGGGCGCAGGGTTTATACCATTTATCATACGGTATGGTTGATCTGCCATCGGGCAAAATGAAATCGCGCGAGGGAACCGTAGTTGATGCCGACGACCTGATTGCCGAGATGGAACGCACCGCCAAAGAACAAACCGAGGCTTTGGGCAAAACCGCCGACCTGGCCGAAGATGATAAAGCACACCTATATTATATAATAGGTATGGGCGCACTCAAATATTTCCTGTTAAAGGTTGATCCTAAAAAACGTTTACTGTTCGATCCTAACGAATCGGTAGATTTTCAAGGTCATACCGGTCCGTTTATTCAGTACACGCATGCGCGTATCAAATCGGTACTGGGCAGGGTAGGGGATGCAGCGGCAAATATTGTTTTGCCTGATGTGTTGCATGCCGAGGAAAGAGATCTGATTATACTGCAATCACAGTTTCCGGAGGTAATTGCCCTCGCTGCAAAAGATTATAATCCTGCGGCGGTTGCAAACTATGTTTACGAACTGGCAAAAGCGTACAACAAATTCTATCACGAACACTCCGTGCTGCAAGCTGAGTCTGATGTTTTGAAAGCTTTTAGAGCTGATTTGTCGAAAAAAACGGCACATATTATTGCA
- a CDS encoding chloride channel protein, with the protein MIKKLLILINQWRTRQPTQRNFLIYCSVLVGLVAGLASVVLKYLVHFMEELSRSMALQVPYHYSYLLLPALGILATVAYQHLINRDKMQKGIGNILMNIKRNHGNIPPDNAYAHLISSSLTVGFGGSSGLEAPIVVTGAAIGSNAGRFFKLSAYEKKVLLAAGSAAGIAAVFNSPIAGVLFALEILLGEITIPTFIPLLIASATGVVVAKLLNSQQLFHLVTEGWLVQALPFYVVLGVLSGLIAVYINKVGHGLEKGILLKYNRYTRAIAGGLMLGVLILLFPPLLGEGYHYLQSILNGNIDVLKEESLYADWLSEPMVMLLFIAALVLIKIIAAGITLGSGGNGGTFAPTMFTGAFLGLLLAYGVNQTGLIHLNTSNFIAVGMAGALSGVLHAPLTAIFLIAEITGGYLLFIPLMVVSAISYIIARLFNPHNAYWHTLIHEKDIHPDQDYSMLNTISLNTLINREYTALKRDMPVTELYTILSATNANIFAVLNANNELEGVIWMDEIRKQLFKANKPDARVEDIMVNPPALISYNQPVSSVMNVFDNLDVWQLPVIQNGKFIGFVSKSGLLNQYRQVIIQQHKDADLFARS; encoded by the coding sequence ATGATAAAAAAACTGCTCATTTTAATAAACCAGTGGCGTACGCGTCAGCCTACGCAACGTAATTTTTTAATTTATTGCAGTGTATTAGTTGGTTTAGTAGCTGGCCTTGCGTCAGTTGTGCTAAAGTATTTGGTGCATTTTATGGAAGAACTGAGCCGTAGCATGGCTTTGCAGGTGCCCTATCATTACAGTTATTTGCTATTGCCCGCTTTGGGCATATTGGCAACCGTTGCTTACCAGCATTTAATTAACCGTGATAAAATGCAAAAGGGTATAGGCAACATCCTTATGAACATAAAGCGTAACCATGGCAACATTCCGCCCGATAATGCTTACGCGCATTTAATAAGCAGTTCGTTAACGGTTGGCTTTGGCGGTTCATCGGGTTTGGAGGCTCCTATTGTGGTAACAGGTGCGGCCATTGGCTCAAACGCCGGCCGTTTTTTTAAACTCAGTGCTTACGAAAAAAAGGTATTGCTTGCCGCTGGTTCGGCTGCGGGTATTGCGGCGGTTTTTAACAGCCCCATTGCCGGGGTGCTTTTTGCGTTGGAGATATTACTGGGTGAAATTACCATCCCTACGTTTATTCCATTGCTCATAGCATCGGCTACGGGAGTGGTAGTGGCTAAGTTATTAAACTCGCAGCAACTGTTTCACCTGGTTACCGAGGGGTGGCTGGTGCAAGCTTTGCCCTTTTATGTAGTACTGGGTGTTTTAAGCGGGTTAATTGCCGTATATATTAATAAGGTAGGGCACGGGTTGGAGAAAGGCATACTATTAAAGTATAACCGCTACACACGAGCCATTGCCGGTGGGTTAATGCTGGGTGTGCTAATTTTGTTATTTCCGCCTTTATTGGGCGAGGGGTACCATTATTTGCAGTCTATATTAAACGGTAATATTGATGTGCTCAAAGAGGAATCGTTATATGCCGACTGGCTTTCGGAACCTATGGTGATGCTGCTTTTTATTGCCGCACTGGTATTAATTAAAATTATAGCCGCAGGTATTACATTAGGGTCGGGTGGTAATGGCGGTACGTTTGCACCTACCATGTTTACCGGCGCGTTTTTAGGCTTGCTGTTGGCCTATGGCGTTAATCAAACTGGGTTGATACATTTAAACACCAGTAATTTTATAGCCGTAGGTATGGCCGGTGCTTTAAGCGGTGTATTACATGCCCCGTTGACTGCCATATTTTTGATCGCCGAAATTACGGGTGGCTATCTGCTGTTTATTCCGCTGATGGTGGTATCGGCCATCTCGTACATTATTGCGCGTTTGTTTAATCCGCACAATGCTTACTGGCATACACTCATCCACGAAAAAGATATTCACCCCGATCAGGATTACAGTATGTTGAATACCATTAGTCTTAACACATTAATTAACCGTGAGTACACGGCCTTAAAACGGGATATGCCGGTTACGGAATTGTATACCATACTATCGGCCACTAATGCCAATATATTTGCTGTGCTCAATGCTAATAATGAATTGGAAGGCGTAATTTGGATGGACGAAATTCGCAAGCAGTTATTTAAGGCCAATAAACCCGATGCCAGGGTTGAAGATATTATGGTAAACCCACCGGCACTCATAAGTTATAACCAGCCGGTAAGCAGCGTAATGAATGTGTTTGATAACCTTGACGTATGGCAGCTGCCCGTAATTCAAAACGGCAAATTTATAGGCTTTGTATCAAAATCGGGCTTGTTAAACCAGTACAGGCAGGTAATTATACAGCAACATAAGGATGCCGACCTGTTTGCCCGTTCATAG